One Streptomyces sp. RPA4-2 genomic window carries:
- a CDS encoding haloalkane dehalogenase, whose amino-acid sequence MSPVTGAKRRIDLEGTGIAFVEAGHGDPIVFLHGNPTSSYLWRNVMPHLTQFGRCLAPDLAGMGDSDPLPERGMRLADHAAFLERLLERLDVRERVVLVVHDWGSVLGFDWARRHPDAVRGIAYMEAIVAPLTPAHFADGGEFIGRIRGPEGECLVLDENVFIEEFLPGGVLRDLTSQELDVYRRPWREPGEARRQLLVWPRELPLDGEPADVVDIVEANAAWLGTTQLPKLFVNAEPGMFLTGAPRELCRTWPNQRELTVPGLHFVQEDAPDQIGTAIAAWLRDLP is encoded by the coding sequence ATGAGCCCTGTGACCGGCGCGAAGCGGCGTATTGACCTGGAGGGCACCGGGATCGCGTTCGTCGAAGCGGGGCATGGTGATCCGATCGTCTTCCTCCATGGCAATCCGACCTCGTCGTACCTGTGGCGCAACGTGATGCCGCACCTCACCCAGTTCGGTCGCTGCCTGGCGCCTGACCTGGCCGGCATGGGCGACTCCGACCCGCTTCCCGAGCGGGGCATGCGACTGGCGGATCACGCCGCGTTCTTGGAGCGCCTGTTGGAGCGGCTCGACGTCCGCGAGCGCGTCGTGCTCGTCGTCCATGACTGGGGCTCTGTCCTCGGCTTCGACTGGGCGCGCCGTCACCCCGACGCCGTGCGCGGCATCGCCTATATGGAAGCGATCGTGGCGCCGCTGACGCCGGCGCATTTCGCCGACGGCGGCGAGTTCATCGGACGCATCCGCGGCCCCGAAGGTGAATGCCTCGTCCTCGACGAGAATGTGTTCATCGAAGAGTTCCTTCCTGGTGGCGTGCTGCGCGACCTCACCTCGCAGGAGCTCGACGTCTACCGCCGCCCATGGCGCGAGCCCGGCGAAGCGCGCCGTCAGCTGCTGGTCTGGCCGCGTGAGCTGCCCCTTGACGGGGAGCCCGCCGATGTCGTCGATATCGTCGAGGCCAACGCCGCGTGGCTTGGCACCACCCAGTTGCCGAAGCTGTTCGTCAACGCCGAGCCGGGCATGTTCCTCACCGGCGCACCCCGCGAGCTGTGCCGCACCTGGCCCAACCAGCGCGAACTCACCGTTCCCGGCCTGCACTTCGTCCAGGAAGACGCCCCTGACCAGATCGGCACCGCCATCGCGGCATGGCTGCGCGACCTGCCCTGA
- a CDS encoding TetR family transcriptional regulator, translating to MPRDSSATKARLLDAAFTEFAAHGIAGARVDRIAEAAGANKRLIYVYFGNKEQLFDEVLRRAMTAGAESVPFDVEDLPGYAGAVFDHLVTRPDLMRLRLWKLLERPATTGLEADAFRRKTAEVADAQERGGLSPEMPPDDLLTMVLAVAQAWFSAAEDVDPGEIDQSWSPERLALHRSAVVEAARRISAPKSAVPHP from the coding sequence ATGCCACGGGATTCCAGCGCCACCAAAGCCCGGCTGCTCGACGCCGCCTTCACCGAATTCGCCGCCCACGGCATCGCCGGAGCCCGAGTGGACCGGATCGCCGAAGCTGCGGGAGCGAACAAGCGGCTGATCTACGTCTACTTCGGTAACAAGGAGCAGTTGTTCGACGAGGTGCTGCGCCGGGCGATGACGGCGGGAGCCGAGTCCGTGCCGTTCGACGTCGAGGATCTTCCCGGTTACGCCGGAGCGGTCTTCGACCACCTGGTCACCCGGCCGGACCTCATGCGCCTGCGACTGTGGAAGCTGCTGGAGCGCCCCGCCACCACCGGACTCGAAGCGGACGCCTTCCGGCGCAAGACCGCCGAAGTGGCCGACGCCCAGGAGCGTGGCGGCCTCTCCCCCGAGATGCCGCCGGACGACCTTCTGACCATGGTCCTGGCCGTGGCCCAGGCGTGGTTCTCGGCCGCCGAGGATGTCGACCCCGGGGAGATCGACCAGTCCTGGTCACCCGAGCGTCTCGCCCTGCACCGTTCGGCGGTCGTCGAGGCCGCACGCCGGATCAGCGCGCCGAAGTCCGCTGTCCCACATCCATGA
- a CDS encoding alpha-hydroxy-acid oxidizing protein: MTFADYQDEIYLDGLRGVVPPFPMTFDELEPPAQAAMPPSIRSYVAGGAGDERTQRANVSAFERWGLVPRMMVGATDRDLSVDLFGMRLPSPLFMAPVGVIGLCAQDGHGDLATARAAGRTGVPMIASTLTVDPLEKVAEELGDTPGFFQLYTPTDRELAENLVHRVETAGFKGIVVTLDTWITGWRPRDLATSNFPQLRGNCLANYTSDPVFRSGLARSPEDDPKAAVALWARTFGNPLTWDDLPWLRSLTDLPLILKGLCHPDDVRRAKDGGVDGIYCSNHGGRQANGGLPALDVLPAVVGAADGTPVLFDSGVRTGADIIKAVALGATAVGVGRPYAYGLAHGGEAGIVHVLRALLAEADLLMAVDGYPALADLTPDSLRRLT, from the coding sequence ATGACTTTCGCCGACTATCAGGACGAGATCTATCTCGACGGACTGCGTGGGGTGGTGCCGCCCTTCCCGATGACGTTCGACGAGCTGGAGCCGCCGGCTCAGGCCGCGATGCCCCCCTCGATCCGCTCGTACGTCGCGGGTGGCGCCGGCGACGAGCGCACCCAGCGGGCCAACGTCAGCGCGTTCGAACGCTGGGGCCTCGTCCCGCGCATGATGGTGGGCGCCACGGACCGGGATCTGTCCGTCGACCTGTTCGGGATGCGTCTGCCCTCGCCGCTGTTCATGGCCCCGGTCGGCGTGATCGGCCTGTGCGCGCAGGACGGCCACGGCGATCTCGCCACTGCCCGCGCCGCCGGCCGCACGGGCGTGCCGATGATCGCCTCCACGCTGACCGTCGATCCGCTCGAGAAGGTCGCCGAGGAACTGGGCGACACCCCGGGCTTCTTCCAGCTCTACACCCCTACCGACCGGGAACTGGCCGAGAACCTGGTCCACCGTGTCGAGACGGCGGGATTCAAGGGCATCGTGGTCACCCTGGACACCTGGATCACCGGCTGGCGCCCACGCGACCTGGCCACCAGCAACTTTCCTCAGCTGCGCGGGAACTGTCTGGCCAACTACACCAGTGACCCCGTCTTCCGCTCCGGACTCGCCCGCAGCCCGGAGGACGATCCGAAGGCGGCGGTCGCTCTGTGGGCGCGGACCTTCGGTAATCCGCTCACCTGGGACGATCTGCCCTGGCTGCGCTCCCTCACCGACCTGCCACTGATCCTCAAGGGCCTCTGCCACCCCGATGACGTCCGTCGCGCCAAGGACGGCGGCGTGGACGGGATCTACTGTTCCAACCACGGCGGCCGGCAGGCCAATGGCGGTCTGCCCGCCCTCGACGTCCTGCCGGCCGTGGTCGGGGCAGCCGACGGTACGCCCGTCCTGTTCGACTCCGGTGTCCGCACGGGGGCCGACATCATCAAGGCCGTCGCCCTGGGTGCGACCGCGGTCGGCGTCGGCCGCCCCTACGCGTACGGGCTCGCCCACGGAGGCGAAGCCGGCATCGTCCACGTCCTGCGGGCCCTGCTCGCCGAAGCGGACCTGCTCATGGCCGTCGACGGCTACCCCGCCCTCGCCGACCTCACCCCCGACTCCCTCCGTCGCCTCACCTGA
- a CDS encoding AsnC family protein, protein MQDVAPPLLTEDELALINGLQLRPRASWAELGRALEVDPVTVARRFGRLSDQGAA, encoded by the coding sequence ATGCAGGATGTCGCTCCGCCACTGCTGACCGAAGACGAACTGGCACTGATCAACGGCCTGCAACTGCGACCGCGGGCCTCATGGGCCGAACTCGGCCGCGCACTCGAGGTGGACCCGGTCACCGTCGCCCGCCGCTTCGGCCGTTTGTCCGACCAAGGGGCTGCCTGA
- a CDS encoding acyltransferase family protein: MVRAAWPAESATQAPTSPPHDPGGGETAGGSGTGTPARSAAAAPLRLDIQGLRALAVSLVVLAHAGVRHVAGGYIGVDVFFVISGFLITSLLLRELVRDGRISVRRFYARRALRLLPASTVVGLATLCGAWLCLSRIRFEEYVGDALSSTLYVVNFRLANAGTDYLNADSPPSPFQHFWSLAVEEQFYLVWPLLLWAGWKLARRRTGLVAVPFAMLCVISFALNVRVTATSASWAYFGSHTRFWELGVGALLALFARRLERLPTWASGPMSWIGLVSLLVAAVRFDDNTPFPGYYALVPVLGVALVLAGGCSPARYGAGRLLSLRPAVWVGGLSYGWYLWHWPVLVILPMASDRPATAPFGLVCAAIALLLAWVTLHLVENPVRFHRVFRGRPVRALGLGAALTACAAAAALVATGFPPPIASDVAAPGLRSALTGAADPRARLTELLEGPHHSLPSNLTPGLTRIKGTLSQLYRDDCHIGYLSTATPPCVYGDRSASKVVVLFGDSHAAQWFPAVDRLAKEHHWKLVSMTKSSCKVSAVTTVYQGKPYVSCDQWRTKQLARIRSLHPALVIASSSDAADLARPSGDPRRQWTDGFKRTFRELVRSGAEVLAIVDTPWPKGDAVDCAGTHPRELERCASDVGDAVKDPGKKREITDAAAATGVSVIDPLPWLCGTGGCPVVVGDTFVYRDDSHLTESYAEALAPVLGREMTALYGADLTRHPGRVTESPAGR, translated from the coding sequence GTGGTTCGTGCTGCCTGGCCCGCAGAGAGTGCGACGCAGGCGCCGACATCCCCACCGCACGACCCGGGCGGCGGCGAAACGGCGGGCGGATCGGGCACCGGAACGCCGGCCCGGTCAGCAGCCGCAGCGCCGCTTCGCCTCGACATCCAGGGCCTGCGCGCGCTCGCGGTCTCGCTGGTGGTACTCGCGCACGCCGGCGTCCGCCATGTCGCGGGCGGCTACATCGGGGTCGACGTCTTCTTCGTGATATCGGGCTTCCTCATCACCTCGCTGCTCCTGCGCGAACTGGTGCGGGACGGCCGTATCTCGGTGCGGAGGTTCTACGCCCGCCGGGCGCTGCGGCTGCTGCCCGCGTCGACCGTCGTCGGGCTCGCCACGCTCTGCGGCGCCTGGCTCTGTCTGTCGAGGATCCGCTTCGAGGAGTACGTGGGGGACGCGCTCAGCAGCACCCTCTACGTGGTGAACTTCCGGCTGGCGAACGCCGGCACCGACTACCTCAACGCGGACAGCCCGCCGTCGCCTTTCCAGCACTTCTGGTCGCTGGCGGTCGAGGAGCAGTTCTACCTGGTCTGGCCCTTGCTGCTGTGGGCCGGCTGGAAGCTCGCGCGGCGTCGGACCGGTCTGGTGGCGGTGCCGTTCGCGATGCTGTGCGTGATCTCCTTCGCGCTGAACGTGCGGGTGACGGCCACCTCGGCCTCCTGGGCCTACTTCGGCTCGCACACCCGCTTCTGGGAACTCGGCGTCGGTGCGCTGCTCGCCCTCTTCGCCCGCAGGCTGGAGCGGTTGCCGACGTGGGCGTCCGGGCCGATGAGCTGGATCGGGCTGGTCTCGCTGCTGGTCGCGGCGGTCCGGTTCGACGACAACACGCCGTTTCCCGGGTACTACGCTCTCGTGCCGGTGCTCGGCGTCGCGCTGGTGCTGGCGGGCGGATGTTCACCCGCGCGGTACGGCGCGGGCAGGCTGCTGTCGCTCCGGCCGGCTGTGTGGGTCGGCGGTCTCTCGTACGGCTGGTATCTGTGGCACTGGCCGGTGCTGGTGATCCTGCCGATGGCGTCGGACAGGCCGGCGACCGCCCCGTTCGGGCTGGTCTGCGCGGCGATCGCCCTGCTGCTGGCCTGGGTCACGCTGCACCTGGTGGAGAATCCGGTGCGGTTCCACCGGGTGTTCCGCGGCCGTCCGGTACGGGCGCTGGGGCTGGGCGCCGCACTGACGGCGTGCGCCGCGGCGGCGGCGCTGGTCGCGACGGGTTTCCCGCCGCCCATAGCCTCGGACGTGGCGGCGCCGGGCCTGCGGAGCGCGCTCACCGGGGCGGCCGATCCGCGGGCGAGGCTGACCGAGCTGTTGGAAGGACCCCATCACAGTCTGCCGAGCAATCTGACGCCCGGACTCACCAGGATCAAGGGGACGTTGTCCCAGCTCTATCGGGACGACTGCCACATCGGCTATCTGAGCACGGCGACCCCACCCTGTGTCTACGGCGACCGGTCCGCGTCGAAGGTGGTCGTGCTCTTCGGGGACTCGCACGCGGCCCAGTGGTTCCCTGCGGTCGACCGGCTGGCCAAGGAGCACCACTGGAAGCTGGTTTCGATGACCAAGTCGTCGTGCAAGGTCTCCGCCGTCACCACCGTCTACCAGGGGAAGCCGTACGTGTCCTGCGACCAGTGGCGGACCAAGCAGCTGGCCAGGATCAGGTCCCTGCATCCCGCTCTGGTGATCGCCTCCTCCTCGGACGCGGCCGACCTGGCCCGACCGTCCGGCGATCCGCGCCGGCAGTGGACCGACGGATTCAAGCGGACCTTTCGGGAACTGGTGAGGAGCGGCGCCGAGGTGCTGGCCATCGTGGACACCCCCTGGCCGAAGGGGGACGCGGTCGACTGCGCCGGGACCCATCCGCGGGAGCTGGAGCGGTGCGCGTCCGATGTCGGGGACGCTGTCAAGGATCCGGGCAAGAAGCGGGAGATCACCGACGCGGCGGCGGCCACCGGTGTCTCGGTGATCGACCCGCTCCCCTGGCTCTGCGGCACCGGTGGCTGCCCCGTGGTGGTGGGTGACACGTTCGTCTACCGGGACGACAGCCATCTCACCGAGTCCTACGCCGAGGCCCTCGCACCCGTTCTCGGCCGTGAGATGACCGCCCTCTACGGCGCCGACCTGACTCGTCACCCCGGCCGGGTCACCGAATCACCGGCCGGCCGCTGA
- a CDS encoding hemerythrin domain-containing protein has protein sequence MTLHPPTESTAVIETRLAHEVHRAATTLLAEAALNASVPLSATAQLRDFLVANLRHHHQTEDDDLWPRIVATAPTAAHALESLTDEHDQLDAALNRLAGIVVHVDESGGDPLETARPGAGDRAAIGSEAVVRATLHDAAATVRDIVHDHLTHEEPVLFPALREHVSPAEWEDFARRVIATTPPVAGHLMVGFLDEVGSPAEVEMVLAGLPEPVRPLVPAMRLQAAADLGILRGIGA, from the coding sequence ATGACACTGCACCCCCCCACGGAATCGACGGCGGTCATCGAAACCCGACTGGCCCACGAGGTCCACCGAGCGGCCACCACCCTGTTGGCCGAAGCGGCCCTCAACGCCTCGGTGCCCCTCAGTGCGACCGCGCAACTGCGCGACTTCCTGGTGGCCAACCTGCGGCACCACCATCAGACCGAGGACGACGACCTCTGGCCCCGGATCGTCGCCACTGCGCCGACCGCAGCACACGCGCTGGAATCACTCACTGACGAGCATGACCAACTGGACGCGGCGCTCAACCGATTGGCCGGCATCGTCGTGCACGTCGACGAATCAGGCGGCGATCCGCTTGAGACGGCCAGGCCCGGCGCCGGCGACCGTGCGGCCATCGGGAGTGAGGCAGTGGTTCGTGCCACGCTGCACGACGCGGCGGCGACGGTCCGCGACATCGTGCACGACCACCTGACCCACGAAGAGCCCGTCCTCTTCCCGGCACTTCGCGAGCACGTCAGCCCCGCAGAGTGGGAGGACTTCGCGCGGCGCGTGATCGCGACCACGCCACCCGTGGCCGGCCACCTCATGGTTGGCTTCCTCGACGAGGTGGGATCGCCCGCGGAAGTCGAGATGGTGCTCGCGGGCCTGCCGGAGCCGGTGCGCCCGCTCGTCCCCGCGATGCGTCTCCAGGCAGCGGCCGATCTCGGCATCCTGCGCGGGATCGGCGCATGA
- a CDS encoding TetR/AcrR family transcriptional regulator, whose protein sequence is MTTRKYTSTRRVNSAAATREAILSSAHALFLARGYAGVTIGEIAEAGNVAVPTVYSSVGSKPSILTALLEPALTDPAIADTLAAVEASDDPRTVIALTAEGTRLTHERHWELVYELFYRNPPGEPAVKAVLDRGADDYVQALTRVANRLVTLDALPTEVSHAEAVDLLWFHLGPHAWITLVGERAWSFDRAQAWTARSACRALLRDKSA, encoded by the coding sequence GTGACGACCCGCAAATACACCTCGACTCGACGCGTCAACTCGGCGGCCGCCACCCGCGAGGCCATCCTGAGCAGCGCGCATGCGCTCTTTCTGGCCCGCGGGTATGCCGGGGTCACCATTGGGGAGATCGCAGAGGCAGGGAACGTCGCCGTGCCGACCGTGTACAGCAGCGTGGGGAGCAAGCCCAGCATCCTGACGGCCCTGCTGGAGCCGGCTCTGACGGACCCGGCCATCGCCGACACCCTGGCCGCGGTCGAGGCCAGCGACGACCCCCGCACCGTGATCGCGTTGACCGCCGAGGGCACCCGGCTCACACACGAACGCCATTGGGAGCTCGTGTACGAACTCTTCTATCGGAATCCACCGGGTGAGCCCGCGGTGAAGGCAGTGCTGGACAGGGGCGCAGATGACTACGTCCAAGCCCTGACCCGCGTGGCCAACCGCCTTGTCACGCTCGACGCACTCCCCACCGAGGTGAGTCACGCGGAGGCTGTCGACCTGCTCTGGTTTCATCTGGGGCCGCACGCCTGGATCACGCTCGTCGGTGAGCGCGCTTGGTCATTCGACCGAGCCCAAGCCTGGACCGCCCGCTCCGCCTGCCGGGCACTCCTGAGAGACAAGTCCGCGTGA
- a CDS encoding SRPBCC family protein, with protein MSASLVETVDVQAPVSLAWALWSDVTRWPSFLSHVRRVDRLDGQRFAWQLQVVGADKNFVAELTEVIPEDRIAWHTVEGVDHAGVVTFHRLSDTTSRVTLQIEYDPKGFIERLGALTNLDSTLANYDLGEFQKLAETAAAS; from the coding sequence TTGTCCGCCTCTCTGGTCGAAACCGTCGACGTCCAAGCTCCTGTTTCCCTCGCGTGGGCGCTCTGGAGCGATGTCACCCGGTGGCCGAGCTTCCTGAGCCACGTACGCCGAGTCGACAGGTTGGACGGACAACGTTTCGCCTGGCAATTGCAAGTTGTCGGAGCTGACAAGAACTTCGTCGCGGAGCTCACCGAGGTGATCCCGGAAGATCGGATCGCATGGCACACCGTGGAGGGTGTGGACCATGCCGGAGTGGTCACGTTCCACCGGCTGAGCGATACGACCAGTCGGGTCACTTTGCAGATTGAGTACGACCCGAAGGGATTCATCGAGCGCCTTGGTGCTCTCACCAATCTGGATTCGACGCTCGCCAACTACGACCTCGGTGAATTCCAGAAGCTGGCTGAAACCGCCGCGGCGTCCTGA
- a CDS encoding RecQ family ATP-dependent DNA helicase, giving the protein MRVKVGYFKTRSLRRRLRRCAREVFGWEVLRPSQLAAMTAVMAGRDTIVVMPTGAGKSAVYQVPGVLLDGPTVVVSPLIALQRDQVAHLARIKGSGASAVNSAQRPRDNEAVWERVREGSLDFLFVSPEQLAKDEVVEQIAAAAPALMVVDEAHCVSSWGYDFRPDYLSLCHVRERIGRPPLLALTASAAAPVRADIVERLGMREAHEVVAGFDRRNITLEVVRHRENAGKRRWVVERAAAEAKPGIVYAGTRREAEEYAQELSALGFDSAAYHAGLSAAERSRTHDRFRDGALDVVVATSAFGMGIDKPNIRFVLHASVPGSLDTYYQEIGRAGRDGEPSTAILAYRPEDLGVQRFRTGAHPDPEVLGGLVDAVREQPGPVTVTSLRKRTGLSQPPLTSMLHLLEEAGAVTTEKRGGVRAVPGARRDACVREAMRIASARVDLERSRVEMMRAYAETNGCRRRHMLGYFGESLTEGDCAGCDTCTRTQELKEAPARTKDILSGTGPAPLEPVTADGSFPPGMRVGHTTWGEGEVMSEEGNRITVLFESVGYRTLSLPAIRARGLLTPVSSTATRN; this is encoded by the coding sequence ATGCGCGTCAAGGTCGGATACTTCAAGACCAGGTCACTCAGGAGACGACTGCGCCGCTGTGCCCGTGAGGTGTTCGGCTGGGAGGTACTCCGACCGTCCCAACTCGCCGCCATGACAGCCGTGATGGCGGGGCGCGACACCATCGTGGTGATGCCGACGGGTGCGGGGAAGTCCGCTGTGTACCAGGTGCCGGGTGTGCTGCTGGACGGTCCCACCGTCGTGGTCTCGCCCCTGATAGCGCTCCAGCGGGACCAGGTCGCCCATCTCGCCCGCATCAAGGGATCCGGCGCCTCGGCCGTCAACTCCGCGCAGCGCCCACGGGACAACGAGGCCGTGTGGGAGCGCGTACGCGAAGGCAGCCTGGACTTCCTGTTCGTCTCGCCCGAGCAGCTCGCGAAGGACGAGGTGGTGGAGCAGATCGCCGCGGCCGCTCCCGCGCTGATGGTGGTCGACGAGGCACACTGCGTGTCCTCGTGGGGATACGACTTCCGGCCCGACTACCTGTCCCTGTGCCATGTGCGCGAACGCATCGGCCGGCCGCCGCTCCTCGCCCTCACCGCCAGCGCGGCGGCTCCCGTACGGGCCGACATCGTGGAGCGGCTCGGCATGCGGGAGGCGCACGAGGTGGTCGCCGGGTTCGACCGCCGCAACATCACGCTGGAGGTCGTACGGCACCGGGAGAACGCGGGGAAGCGCCGGTGGGTGGTGGAGCGGGCCGCGGCCGAGGCCAAACCGGGCATCGTCTACGCGGGAACGCGGCGGGAGGCCGAGGAGTACGCGCAGGAGCTGTCGGCGCTCGGATTCGACAGCGCCGCTTACCACGCGGGGCTGTCGGCGGCTGAGCGCTCCCGGACGCACGACCGCTTCCGGGACGGCGCACTCGACGTGGTCGTCGCCACCTCCGCGTTCGGAATGGGCATCGACAAGCCGAACATCCGCTTCGTGCTGCACGCATCGGTGCCGGGCTCCCTCGACACCTACTACCAGGAGATCGGCCGGGCGGGCCGCGACGGAGAACCGTCGACCGCGATCCTCGCGTACCGGCCCGAGGACCTCGGCGTGCAGCGGTTCCGGACGGGCGCGCACCCCGACCCTGAGGTGCTGGGCGGGCTGGTCGACGCGGTGCGCGAGCAGCCGGGGCCCGTCACGGTGACCAGTCTGCGCAAACGCACCGGGCTGTCCCAGCCGCCGCTGACGTCGATGCTGCACCTGCTGGAGGAGGCCGGAGCGGTGACAACGGAGAAACGCGGCGGTGTTCGGGCCGTGCCGGGGGCGCGGCGGGACGCCTGCGTCCGCGAGGCGATGCGGATCGCTTCCGCCCGCGTCGACCTGGAGCGTTCCCGGGTGGAGATGATGCGGGCGTACGCGGAGACGAACGGTTGTCGCCGACGCCACATGCTCGGGTACTTCGGTGAGAGTCTGACGGAAGGCGACTGCGCGGGCTGCGACACATGCACCCGTACACAGGAGCTGAAGGAGGCCCCCGCCCGGACAAAAGACATCCTTTCCGGTACGGGTCCTGCCCCACTGGAACCCGTGACGGCCGACGGCTCCTTCCCGCCCGGCATGCGGGTGGGGCACACGACGTGGGGCGAGGGCGAGGTGATGAGCGAAGAGGGGAACAGGATCACGGTCCTGTTCGAGAGCGTGGGCTATCGCACGCTGTCCCTCCCCGCCATCCGGGCCCGGGGCCTGCTGACGCCGGTGTCATCCACCGCGACGAGGAACTGA
- a CDS encoding VOC family protein, whose translation MSAIKKFQVTFDCAEPERLARFWCEVLGYVVPPPPKGFATWDDFKRSLPSDQQDAWFACIDPSGVGPRLYFQRVPEGKAAKNRLHLDVRVGTGLVGEERLAALEAECARLVPLGAVHVRTLYDGNDSCIPMQDIEGNEFCID comes from the coding sequence ATGTCAGCGATCAAGAAGTTCCAAGTCACCTTCGACTGCGCAGAACCTGAGCGCCTCGCACGATTCTGGTGCGAGGTCTTGGGATACGTCGTACCACCGCCCCCGAAGGGGTTCGCCACTTGGGACGATTTCAAGCGCTCGCTGCCATCTGACCAGCAGGACGCATGGTTCGCCTGCATTGATCCCTCAGGCGTGGGCCCGCGGCTGTACTTCCAGCGCGTCCCCGAAGGAAAGGCTGCCAAGAACCGGCTGCACCTCGACGTGCGGGTCGGCACCGGACTCGTGGGTGAAGAGCGCCTCGCCGCCCTCGAGGCCGAATGCGCACGACTGGTCCCGCTCGGCGCGGTGCACGTGCGCACGCTGTACGACGGCAATGATTCGTGCATCCCGATGCAGGACATCGAGGGCAACGAGTTCTGTATCGACTGA